Within Chiloscyllium punctatum isolate Juve2018m chromosome 20, sChiPun1.3, whole genome shotgun sequence, the genomic segment ATCCTCGCTTAAATCCGAAAGCCTCCCCCCTCGCTCCATGATGTTTTGATCCCATCTATCCAATCCGTTATTATCCAGTTTGACAGAGGTCAGTATTGATGCTTGTATCATTTCTCTGTCGGTGCATCATTATGTTTGGCTGTTTTGAGGGTGAATGAATCAGGTGTTTATTCTACAGTGTTCCACTGAACGAGGACCAAAATGGATGTTTTCATGAAAGGATTGTCCAAAGCGAAGGAAGGAGTAGCTGCTGCAGCCGAGAAAACCAAGCAGGGAGTAGCAGAAGCGGCAGAGAAGACTAAAGAGGGAGTGCTATATGTTGGTATGTAGCCATGAAAAGGCAGTGAACCTGCAAAGGAAGATAGCGTCGCCCCTTTCAATTATACAATGAATCATTCCTTTGGGCACTGACTGGACGGGCGACTTGCACAGTTATTACATTATAACGGGAGAAAAAGAAGGCTGTGTTTTTTCAATGGAATATTAGCAATAACTGTATcgggtgtttaaaaaaaaaataagcgGAAAACATTTAATCTCGGGGGATCGATCTAGTTTCCGCGTAGAGATACTTTGGCTGTCAGTTGGGGACTGATTCAAAGGTCTTTATTTCCGCTGAGCAGATGGGCCAGCCATATGGCACTCTCCTccagcccagagagagagagaagctttATCCAAGGATGTGGCATCCAACACATTCACACCACGTCTGCCgtttaaaaaaaaggcaaaagTAATCATGACATATTACAAGAAATGTTACATACTTAGGGGATGATCGGCAACATTATGAATTCAGACAATTGCCCCAGGGATAATATGTCTTTATTTAACCTTTAGGCTCCAAAACCAAAGAAGGTGTTTCAAGTGTTGTCTCAGGTAAGTTCCCACGAATGTTTAATATGACAGAATAATTGAAACGCAGAAATGACATTATTGTTTTCAATGTGTTTTAATCGAATGTTTTCTGCAGTAATTATCAAGATTTATTGTAAGATATTGGTCCGGTATTTAATCCAAGTGTAAACGTCAATTTCAGAAGGTGATCAATCCATTAAGATCACCAATTCTTACAGTTCGACTCAGCAAGGTGTGAAAGTAGAGCAGGTTTGTCGGAATTGCGGTTCTCATCTGCAATGTACCTGTAACTGAAAAAGTTACTTGTCATCCCGTGCTGTCCGTGAACTGCGATATATGCTGCGATTGCGAAGTGAAATAATACACGAATTAGTTTCACTTCAATAAATTGAAACGTTTCTTAGAAAAGGTGCATTGTAGATTAATCTGATCGTTACCATGAGTCGTAACAAATAAACACATATGAACATTTAGAATTAGCATGCTAATAATAAAtgcaaaacaccaggttatagtccgtcgggtttatttggaaacactagctttcggagcattgctccttcatcaggtaactgttgagtataagatcgtaagacataaaatttacagcaaaagtttagtgtgatgcaactgaaattatgtattgaacAAGACTTGAATTGTTTGTAAAGTcgctcatcttttagaatgcccatgttgttttcagttctttcatatgttaTCCCAgaaaaagttctggaatttacaaatgaaagaactgaaaccaacatggtcattcttaaagatgagaaacttaacaaacaatcgatgtctttttcaatatatcatttcaattgcatcacactgtaaacttctgctataaattctgtgtcttacgatcttatactccacaacccccacggtggcacaatggttagcacctgctgcctcacagcaccagggtcccaggttcggagttttcacattctgtgcgggtttcctcccacggtccaaaaatgtgcaggttaggtgaattggccatgctaaattgcccgtagtgttaggtgaaggggtaaatgtaggggaatgggtctgggtgggttgctcttcggagggttggtgtggactggttgggccgaagggcctgtttccacactgtaagtaatgtaatataatttaatctaatctaaaaaaccacctgatgaaggaacagtgctctgaaaggtagtgcttccaaatacacctgttggattataacctggtgttgtgtgattcctaactttgtacactccagtccgacaccagcacctccaaatgaACAATAAATACTTAATATCTTTGAATATAATTACTTTGCTCACTATTTTACAGAAAGTAtgtatatagtcatagagatgtacagtacggaaatagaccctttggtccaactcgtctatgccaaccagatatcccaatctaatctagtcccattttccagcagttggcccatatccctctaaacccttcctattcatgtacccattcaaatgccttttaaatgttgcaatggctctttctcttcctctggcaccatttcctttggcagctcattccatacacgcaccaccatctgtgtgtaaaagttgccccttaggtcccttttctatctttcccctctcaccctaacatacgccctctaattttggattctCCCACCCaaggaaaacaccttgtctatttaccctttcatgcccctcatgattttataatcctctatgaggtcacccctcagcctctgacactccaggaaaaacagccgcggcttattcagcctctccctatagcacaaatctccaaccctggcaacatccttggaaatcttttctgaaccctttcaagtttcacattgcCTATTAGAGATTGCCTATCTTTCCAaagggaaggagaccaaaattgcacgcagtattccaaaagtggcctaaccaacatcctgcacagccgcaacatgacctcctaactccaatactcaatgctctgaccaataaaggaaagtataccaaatgccttcttcaataaAGTCTTAAAAAAGGACAAAATTGTTTCATAGTAATTTTGACTGCCAGTTTGTTAATATTGTCTCAACTATTTATAGAATCCCaaggcttttcagcccattgaatccacacaaGACCATCCAGAGAGCAGCCCAACCAGACTGACTCCCCTagcctatccttgtaaccctgcatttccaatggctaatccacctagcctgcatatcccttgtcactatgggcaatttagcatggccaatccacataacctgcacatctttggaggaaacccacaaagacacagggtgaatgagcaactccacacagtcacccaactaTCATAGGTTGTCATTTTCAGGATTATCTTGAATTGGATTCATACAAGGTTACCAACAGATTTGTTAATACTTTAATACTGCAGTTACAATGCATACATTGATCTGAAAGGATTTTGTGCTCAGACAGTAGTAGGTACTGTTGTACATGTACATTGTCTTTAAAAGAGTTAACTTTTAAGGACTCAATGTGCTCTGTGtatacaatgttacagctctGACTGCCAGTTATGCAGTTGCAGGTGTACATGCTGCACATACAGAAATCAGATGGCTTACTGTAATGTCTGTTTCATCACTTGTAATATGTTTCAACTAAAATAACTCATAGAGTTAGCCAATCTCTAATAGGCAATTAATTGTTAGACCAATATCATAAATGGTAGAAGTATCATTTTAATGTTTCCTTCCCTGATTCAAACTTGATCTAGGAAGGAATATGACTTTTTCTTCAGGTGCATTCTcatttcagagaaaaaaaaatcacagcacaAAATCTGTTCCATATGTCATTTTTATGGTTCTAGAAGTGTTTATGATTACAAAGGCAATTATTGTTTATGGTCAGATCAAATCAAAAGGGAAGGTGAAAACAAAGTTGAATGATTAAGTAGCATGTGTTTTTGATAAAAGGAAGCAGATAGATGATGTGCTTGGATAATTTGGAGAAAATAAACACTCAACATGCTCTTTAAAAgttagtgtggactcgatggtctGAATTGCCTTCGTCCACACTGTAGAGAGTCTATAATTCTGTGAAATAGGTATTGTTTCGAGAACTCTGACAAACCTTAATAGGAAGATTCGAGTGATCACCATCTCAATAATATAAACTACATTCACATTGTTTGAAAGATGCCACCTTGATGACATTAAACTGCTCAAGCTATTGACCATGTTACTCCAAAATTGATACAGATGTGTATCTTTACACTCTTATTTTTCAGTACTTGaactagtgggtggcacggtggcacagtggttagcactgctacctcacagtgccagagacctgggttcaattcccgccttagacaactgactttgtggagtttgcacattctccatgtgtctgcgtgggtttcctcccacagtctaaagatgtgcaggttaggtgaatcggccatgctaaattgcctgtagtgttgggtaagtgtatgggtatgggtgggtggagcggtgtggacttgttgagccgaagggcctgtttccacactgtaagtaatctaatctagttggtTTTTATGGGTAGAACTTTGTCTTTGTCGCTAAAAATGATAGCACTTAACAATAGAATGTTAGAAATAAATATTAGAACATTGCTAAGATATTCCTGTATTCATAGATTAATTCTATTTCACTCCACTCTGATGTTTACATATGTTGAAATTAAACATTTCTCAGTGAATCCAGGTTTGCATTGCAAATAATTGATACAGGATTTTTTTAACAAGGTCTTCTAAAGGTAGCTTATGCAATAAGTTTTAATTTGATTCAGAAAGTGACATCTGAAATGTAAtaattaaaataaggaaaagCTCCTTCTGAATAGGAAACAATGTATATTAACGCTTGCTTTTTAGTGGCTGAGAAGACAAAGGAGCAGGCTTCTTTGGTTGGCGGTGCTGTTATGACTGGTGTCTCAGCTGTGGCCCAGAAGACAGTGGATGGAGCTGGGAATATCGCAGCAGCCACTGGCCTGGTGAAAAAGGAAGACTTCCCGCCTGAAGAACTAAAGGTTAGCCTTCAGCAGACATGAACACCCCACCCTGTGTGGCTGTAATATATATTAAACCATTCAGATTTAATATTGCCACATTATATACTTAGCAAAACCACATCACTGTGAGTACACAGAACAGGAAACGGAAGACTTTACAATGATTTAGACGTTAATATTAAAAGCTGTTTTGTATGCCTCAGAATTTGAGTGTACACTTCCTAATTATTTCTGTTATAGGCTGAAATTAATGTAGCAATTCAGTGGGGACTAAATTTGATTGGATAATGTAGCCACCCCACACTTCCATTTGGGTTAAAGTTACACACACTGACTTATACATTGACTTTTAAAGAGAAATACACAGCAATCCGTCTTGGCATAGGGTGCTTCATATTTAATGACTGCTGGCAGTTTGAAGACAAGGTAAGTTAAGGTGTCAGTCAGCATCAACACTAACTTGGCACCATTACTAATTTCAAATTTCACACTCCAGCCAAAGTATCATTGCAGAATATGACTTACAATGGaatgcagatttccttccctcaaaccCCTCAGACACCTCTCTCAAACCTGTGCTATTTCAGAGAACCATGAACTCATCCAAAATCTTTACTAGAATACTTCTTTTGACTGGTGGTTCAATTGTGCATATATTTGAAgctttcctgtttttgttttaaaagtcgATAGTTATTGTACATTTTTTTGCCTTTGGTGGTATTCCTGCAAGACGTCTCCACCGTGGCTGGGAGACAGGTGATGAATGGCTTTGAATTTTCATTTGAGCAGACTGTAGATGAGGTTGGAGGATGACATTGGGCAGCTCTGTTCCCCAAATTCAGATTGCATCTGTTTGGCCTGGGCTGCTGCAGTCAGGCCTGACTAGCTGATTGAGAACCACAAAGGTACTGGTAGAGTAGTAGGGATGTAGATGCTGTCATCATGCAAGTGAGGAAAACAAACAGATTTATGGTCAATCTCCTGAGAAGCTACCTCAGTAATCCTACTTATGTTTTGTTGGACAGACTGCTGCAAATTCTGCAAGCACCTTTGAATAGATATTAAAAGCCACCATGGTAACAATATTGGCTTGCAGGGCAACATTCTGAAGGTCCATACAGCATTCAGACTTTAATGTTGATTATTTGTGCCACAATGAGGTCTGTTTGTGCTGCAAAGTAAGTTTTGCATCAACCATCTGGCTGTGCATTATAATGAGTTCCACAGGACTGCTGAAGTGACCATTCATTCATGTTAGAATGTACTGCTGTATGTTCCACTCAAAGCCTGGTGCCAAGTTGCTTTTGAACTCTTTCACTCTCCATGACATTAAAAGTGAGTTTTCAGGGCACTAACAACCAATGGTTATGTTCAGTCAGCAATCTTCTTCAGTAGCCAGATTCATCAAAGACTTGATTTATCAGAGAACTGATATCTGCACGATACCTTTTCATGTGCTGGCTATGATGGACTTCTGCTTGATGTCTCTACACTGGACTCTCAAATGCATACATTAGTTTTTAGTGTAAAATTGCGAGACAGTATCACACTATCTTCACTGGCTTTCCCTCCTCTTCCTCAGACTGGGAGGGTTCCAGTTGTTGGCTATCTGAAAAAAGAACACGGGTTGGGCATTATTGAGGCAAGAAGAGAAAGTAAGACATCTGTGCTTGCATCATTTTCTGTTTGTAAATTGGGATGAGGGAGCAGTAGGACAAGAGGAGGACTAAGTATGGCTTAATTATACCTTTATCAGTCACTTCCAGCTCTGCAGTGTGCCATAGCCTCAACAATGCCTCTTAACATGATGGCCAGCACTGTCTCCTCCTTGGGTGGCATGATTGTCATCctcctgttcttttctgatgtCTCATGTTACACAATACATTTTCTGATCAGAAAAAGGGAAGTGTGTCAACAAATATGCTGCAGTATGTTAGTGTTGTGCTTGTTATGATTGAACATTTGCCAGTGTGTGAGAGGTGTGAATTGTGGGTGCGAGGTTTGCAGTAGTGCAGAGTGAAGTATAGCATATGAATTGAAAGATTGTGTTTGGGATTGTGGATAGAGTGATGAGGGAGTAGAGAATGGAACAGCGGATGAGTTAGTGGAAAACTTGGTAGGGAGTGTAATTTGAAGATAAATTCATTCACCTTCACAATTTATTTCAATTTGTTGGACGGATTTATTTTCAATGCTTCCATATTCTTGGAACAATACATCTGGCATTGCTGTCTGCCATTAATTCTTACATTTTGCACTAAGACCATTAGTACATTATCAGAAAGTCGATGTGGTCACTTAATGATGTGTTCAACCATTCCTCAAAGTAATATTGCCCAGatgatcttttttaaaaaattgcactATTTCATGCATTCCCTATACACATTTGGAGACACACAAGCTGCTTTTATAAGCTTTGCTGTCTGCGTACACTTCCCAGTTTCCTGTTAATAAATGAAGCCAATATATGATACTTACAGTGCTGGCTGGATGCAGATTATTTCAAACAGTAGGCAGGACTAATTTCATCTGTTCTTTGCAACACAATGAATCAAAGTCAATTAATTATGTACCGTGAACTCCATGCCCACTTTTGGGTTATTATTCAATATAACCCGAATTAATTTTATTAATTCCTCCCTTTAAAATTGTATTTACAGCATCTTATTTTTAGCCTGAGAATTGGTCTTGGTAGGGTTTAAATTTAGTGAAAAGGTATCTGTTCTTCAAATTGCAGAATTAAAGGATGGTCTGCTGCATAAAACAAGATATTAATTATAATACACCAGGGAGCAACAGGATGTTTTTGGCTTGATCATTTACAATGTTAGCGCTCGATCTTGGCCATGCTGTCTGGTGATGGGATgaaatcacattttccaacagCTGTCAGTGAGGTAATTGTGATGAAAGAAATCTAAAAAGAGGATAGAATTAGCTCAAAGACAAATTAGTTAAGCTTTGATAGTGTGTACACTAAATTAAATTGCAACTTTGAATGCACATATACCATATCAGCTATTTGGCAAATCATACAAGAATAAAACAGGGACTTAAGGAATCAGtatttttgaagtaacaaagtggCCTGAAGAGCTGAGGTTAAAACAATGTGATCCAAGGTAACATGTCTTTAATCAAAATAGATTAAATTCTCCTCATCCCCATTCAGAACAAATTTGTGAATTGTCATTTATGAAATAGAGTAGATGGTATTGAAAGATAAGACTTCATGAATGCTGCTCATGTTCTATAATGCTGTATTATTTCTCTTGCATTTGAAAAACCATTTAACCAGATTAAATAATAAAAAATATAGTAAATAGAAGTGGAATACGTGTCATGAGGTGAATTTTCGTTTTCAGTGCCAGGATATTTCCAAGGATGGTTCCACAAAcccaaagagagaaaaaaatgccCTGCAGTTATTTTTTTATTCTGAGGTGACAGGATTCTCTGAGAGTTGGATCAGGTGACCCTGGCTGACTGCAGGGACTGCCAGATACAGAGGCAGGCTGGATTGAAAGTCTGCACCAGTGCTCCAATGCTGTGATCAAgcatttgtatttttaaaaaaacagtaaaACATAAAACAGCCCTCTAATCCTCATCCCATTCACCCCTTATTTTCTCTACACTCTTCACGTGGACcatccatccatgccaaccaaactcACTTGATGATAACAACCCACTCCCAAAGCCCCTCATACATTCAATACCAACAATGTCCTCCAATCAACTCTCGTGGCTCTTTAGAACATCTATGCCAA encodes:
- the sncb gene encoding beta-synuclein, which translates into the protein MDVFMKGLSKAKEGVAAAAEKTKQGVAEAAEKTKEGVLYVGSKTKEGVSSVVSVAEKTKEQASLVGGAVMTGVSAVAQKTVDGAGNIAAATGLVKKEDFPPEELKPEEVGEEAIEIMGENTMETEGEVEPETYEEAPQEEYQEYEPEA